CGATACCGAGCTCTCGGGCGAGCGATAGCAACTGCCCCCGGTTGGTCCGCGACTGGTCCACCGATGCACCGTCGCGACCCACGAATGCCAGCACGCCGACGCCGCCGGCGCGCCGGTGCGCGGCAAAGTAGCGTACGGCGCCCTCACGGTTCTTGGTTGGGATATCGGCGCGGCCAACGTGCACGATCACGGGCACAGCAGGGTCGTCGGTCACTTCGTGGCGCACGTCGCTGCGACGACGTGGGTCGAGGAAACGAAGGTCCACCCCGTTCGGAATCACCTCTACCGGGACGCTGACGGTTGTGCTTCCGTCGGCCACCTTGGACACCGTGGAGGGCGAAACGCCGACGATCTGTGTCGCGCTGAGGATAAGGAGTCGTTTCATCAAGGTGCGTCGCAGCCTACGCAGCCACGTGGTCTCCGGTTGACCGTCAGAGCGGAAGTGGGCGATGCGGGTGCGGACACCCGCCAGCATGGCGAGCAGCAGTAGTGGCCCCGACACGTACTGGATGTTGGAGTGTACAACCCGCGCCCGATCGTCGCGCAGCAGACGAATGAAACGGGCAGGGAAGCCAGGGCTATAGATCCGCAGCGGGGTCAACACGGCACCAGCCCGACGGTAATCGTCGCCGAGCGTGCCGACCCGTCCAGAGAGCAGGACAACACGATGACTGATCTCCCGGTCAGAGCACCCCTTGATCAGCTCAAGCGTGCGGACCTCCGCTCCACCGCGGTCGAGTGAGCCCAGGAGGTGGACCACACGGTGGCCTGATGGCCGCGGCCCCTGGTCAGCCGCATCGTGCGCGGTGGGCGCTGCGGCGAAGCGGCCGATGAAGCTGGCCAGCCGTGAAGTCGACGACAGCTGGCCAACGACCCGCGCCCGTTCCTGGTTCATCGCTCCCTGCCGCAGGGCTTCATTCGGCGCATCGCAGACAGCTGCGATCCGGCGCGCTAGCTCCTCCACGTCGTCGACTGGGACGACGTACTCGGCGTCGAGCAACTCGGGTATACCACCAGCACTGCTCCCGATGCACGGGAGCTGTCGTGCCATGGCCTCGATCAGCGCACGTGGCACCCCCTCCGTTCGCGACGGCTGCACATAGACGTCGCTGCAGTCCAATAGCGCGCGCACGAGGGTGACGTCGCCGACGTGACCGTGAAAGACGACTTGGTCTTCCACCAAAAGGTCACGCGCCAGCTGGCGTATCAGTGGCTGGTAGCGTCCGTCGCCAACTAGGTGAAGCTCAACCGGACACCCCAACCGGTTCAGTTGAGCCACTGCACGAACTAGCAAGTCGTGCCCCTTGTACAGCTGGTCCTGAGACCCGATGGAGATAATTCTGAATCCGGTCGCCCCGAGCGGGCGCCGATGCGTCGCGAACGAGTCCTCGGTCAACTGGACGTTCGACCGCGCCAGCTGGAGGCTCCCCGGATGCGCTGGGTAGATCCGCTGCAGGAAGCCTTGCGACACATAGATCACCGCGTCGGCAGCGGCGACCTGTCTTCTCATTGCCATCGTCGCCACCTGGGCAACGGCAATGCCGACCGAGCCGAGAGCGCCTGCTCTCAGCACGCCCCCGACGTCGCCGACGACGTTGGCCAGGAATGGACGCCGTAGCTTCCGGGACCACCGCAGCAACTCGCCTGCCAACAGACCGGGCAGCTTGCCACCGAAGTGCGCGGACCGGTCGGGTGTCGCGCGACGGATGGAGGACCGCAACTTCACCAGCGAGAACAGGGCTTGGACCGGCCCCTCATAGAACGGAAGGCGCGCGACCGTGACCCCAGGGCCCTCGACGGGTCGTCCGCTTAGGGTGCCACTCGCCCTCACCCTAGCGAGCACAACCACCTCGTCGAAGTGTTGCAGCATCGGGCCATAACCCTCGTACCAGTCGCCCGGGTGCGGTGACCGCACGACGTGATCGGGGCCGGCTTCCAGGCGAGACTCTGTTGCGAAGTAGAGGCGCCTTCCCGCAGCCACCGTGGTCACCGTGCCAACAGGCTCTGACGCATCCAGTCGACGGTGGCCGTGATTCCCTGCTCAAGCGGCACCGCAGTGATCTCGGGGAACAATCTGCGCAGACGAGCCGTGTCCGCGTGCGAGTCACGCACGTCACCGGGACGCACCGCCGTGTGCTCGATCAGGAGTGGCCGCCCAGTCTCACGCTCGATCATCTCAATCACATCCAACAGAGAGCTTCGGCTGCCGAGGGCCAGGTTGACAGGTTCAGCCGAGCGCCGCTGCTCTCGCGCAGCGAGGGATAAAACCTCGGTGACAGTGTCGACGAAAGTGAAGTCCCGAGTTTGCAGACCGTCGCCGTGGACCGTCAGCGCTTCACCCCGCAGCGCCCGGCTGGTGAACTCGGGCACCACTGCGGCGTAAGCGTGGCCGGCCGCCTGCCGCGGGCCATAAACATTGAAGAACCGAAAGGGGAGGACGCTAACCCCGTACACCGCTTGGTAAGACAGGGCGTACGACTCTGCGGCCAACTTGCTCACGGCGTAGGGACTGATCGGCATCGGCCGCTGGTCCTCGACCCGAGGGAGGACGGGGTTGGCACCGTAGACAGAGGATGACGACGCCAACACGACATGCGAGTGGGATGCGCGCGCCGCCTCGAGCACAGCGAGAGAACCAGTCGCATTTGCATGGTGGCTGGCTAGCGGGTCCTTTATGGACCTGGGGACGGACGGCCGTGCCGCTAGGTGAACGATCGCGTGAGCATCCGCAGCAGCGCGGGTCAGCGCTTCAGGATCAAGGATCGAACCCTCGATGATCTCGACGTCCACACCGTCGAGGTTGGACCTGAAGCCGCTGAAGAAGTCGTCGATCACGGTGACTCGCTCCACTCCGTCTGACAGGAGCCTGCGGACAAGATTCGAGCCGATGAACCCAGCTCCGCCTGTGACGAGAATCTTCAACTGCCTGCCCCTTTTCCTGATCTGATACTGGTGCACATCCGTGAACCCAGAGCCGCAGTCCGACCGCCGGTATCGAGCGGGCCGTGACGGGACGCGCTTGCTCCCCAACCGCCGCACCGCACCAACTCAGTCCGGTGCCGCATCGGCGCTGGTCCCGCCACTTGCCTGCGCCTCGAGCATGGCCTCTTGGTCACTGACTCACGACTGGACACACTGGCGCCCACGGCGAGCTAGCGCCTACTCGCAGTCTATCGGCACTCAACCTCGAGATGGCGAGTCGGACAGCAGGTAGCACTTCCCTGCGGAGAGTACGCGAAGGAAAGTGTTGGTTACGCG
The sequence above is a segment of the Auraticoccus monumenti genome. Coding sequences within it:
- a CDS encoding glycosyltransferase; translation: MLQHFDEVVVLARVRASGTLSGRPVEGPGVTVARLPFYEGPVQALFSLVKLRSSIRRATPDRSAHFGGKLPGLLAGELLRWSRKLRRPFLANVVGDVGGVLRAGALGSVGIAVAQVATMAMRRQVAAADAVIYVSQGFLQRIYPAHPGSLQLARSNVQLTEDSFATHRRPLGATGFRIISIGSQDQLYKGHDLLVRAVAQLNRLGCPVELHLVGDGRYQPLIRQLARDLLVEDQVVFHGHVGDVTLVRALLDCSDVYVQPSRTEGVPRALIEAMARQLPCIGSSAGGIPELLDAEYVVPVDDVEELARRIAAVCDAPNEALRQGAMNQERARVVGQLSSTSRLASFIGRFAAAPTAHDAADQGPRPSGHRVVHLLGSLDRGGAEVRTLELIKGCSDREISHRVVLLSGRVGTLGDDYRRAGAVLTPLRIYSPGFPARFIRLLRDDRARVVHSNIQYVSGPLLLLAMLAGVRTRIAHFRSDGQPETTWLRRLRRTLMKRLLILSATQIVGVSPSTVSKVADGSTTVSVPVEVIPNGVDLRFLDPRRRSDVRHEVTDDPAVPVIVHVGRADIPTKNREGAVRYFAAHRRAGGVGVLAFVGRDGASVDQSRTNRGQLLSLARELGIGDEVVFLGERPDVADVLGSADLLLFTSSLEGLPGVIIEARAMGTPVVASDVPGAVYLSTHLDGIKILSLDWDGEATWASAIGSALEVRLTEEARLRSHDQLVGGPFDVVTVAARFQDLWRA
- a CDS encoding NAD-dependent epimerase/dehydratase family protein, giving the protein MRRLGSKRVPSRPARYRRSDCGSGFTDVHQYQIRKRGRQLKILVTGGAGFIGSNLVRRLLSDGVERVTVIDDFFSGFRSNLDGVDVEIIEGSILDPEALTRAAADAHAIVHLAARPSVPRSIKDPLASHHANATGSLAVLEAARASHSHVVLASSSSVYGANPVLPRVEDQRPMPISPYAVSKLAAESYALSYQAVYGVSVLPFRFFNVYGPRQAAGHAYAAVVPEFTSRALRGEALTVHGDGLQTRDFTFVDTVTEVLSLAAREQRRSAEPVNLALGSRSSLLDVIEMIERETGRPLLIEHTAVRPGDVRDSHADTARLRRLFPEITAVPLEQGITATVDWMRQSLLAR